From the genome of Pirellulaceae bacterium:
TTAGAGCGGGCCTTTAACATGTTGTCGCTGGATTGGCGAGCCATCTCGGTCGAAGTCGAACCCGACAAACTGCACACGGCCTGCCAGGGAATGTTGGCCATGGGATTCAAAGGGCTGCGACTGTTGGGCGAATCACAATTGCAAGCGGTTTCATCCGTAGCTGCCAACGATCCGCCAACTCAGTTTATTGGCAGACTAACTTCGGCCATCCGTACCGCAGATAGCTGGCAATGGTGGGATAATTACGGCTATGCCTGGATCGATATAGTCGCATCGCTAGCCGCCAAGCTTCCCAGCTTTGTGTGGCTACATGGCGATAGCCTTACAACGCGTAGCCTATTTGCTGCGCTGTTGGATACTCGATCTGAACTCGCGACCAACTGGATCTGGACTCACCCCACGAAGCTGTCGGAGTCTGACCAGTGGCCTTCGCCGGCATATCTGCGAGATGTTCGCGCGCAAATTTTAGAATCGGATGCAGACGGGGTAGACCAACACTTGCAGCACTGGCTGGCCGCCAGCGCCCAGCCTGCGGCCAAAGATAAAGCGGTACCGAACTCACCAACTACAACTCGAAATTCGTACACTGGCAACAACCCACAGGCCGGCGCGACGGCCGCAGCAACTCCGGCGCGACTACTGGCGTTTGTCTCCGAAAGCCCGCACATTCCGGAGGAGACAATTCAGCGACTGAGCGGGCTTCAAACCCACGAGCTTTGTGGATTAATTCTCCCCAAAGAGCTTTCGTTTCCTAAGACAGCATCATCAGCAATGACCAGTCGCATCAGCCCAGCGGATCTGTGGGTCGCGGGCGAAGCCCATGACTTTCTGCGTTGGACAGGACGATCCGTAGACGCGCATCTCCTCCGCGACGCTTATGACGAGTATTGTGATTTCTGATATTGAATGGTGGATTACGTTTGATTGGAATTACTTGGAGATCACAGCGCTATGGTTCGAACGCGTAATGCTCAACTGCTATATTTGCCCCCTACAGCCGAAGCCCGATTTTTGCCGGAGGGACCAACAGCGCTCGACGACGGGCGCTTTAGCTGGGTGGCCATTCAACATGGTCCGCAAGCCACGACTGGCTCACTGAATATCTTTAATTTTCAAACCGGACTCAATCAGAGCTTCAATTTGCCAGGTCGCCCTGGTTTTGCAAAGCCAACCTCGCGCCCTGGGCAGTTCGTCATTGGCTGCGAACGGCAACTGGGAATCTTCGATATAGCGGACCAGTCTTGGCGCGTACTGTGCGATGGTATCGATCAAGATGTGACGGGAACGATCATCAATGATGGAACCAGCTTTGGCGACAACCTGGTGTTTGGCACCAAGGACCTGGAGTTCAAAACACCCAAAGCTGGCTTGTATCTGTTTCGTGGCCGGGATCGACAGTTGATTCGGCTTCGTAGCGATCAAATCTGCAGCAACGGCAAAGACGTTGTTTCATCGGGTAGCGGTGGCCTGCACCTGCTGGATATCGACTCGCCAACCCGGGCTGTCGTCCGCTATCGGCTAGACATCGAAGCCGGGCGACTGACTGAACCCGAACGGATCATCGACCTGAGCGATCTGGAATCATTTCCCGATGGGATGGTACTGACGCCGGACGAACAGAGCGCGATTATCAGTTTCTACAATCCCAATCCTGCCCAGTACGGGGAGACGCGACAGTACGGACTGCTGGATGGCAAGCTAGAAGCCATTTGGCGCACGCCTGGCAGCCCGCAGGCCACTTGCCCCTTGCTGATTGATCATCCCGATGGCAGCGTCAAGCTGGTCATTACCACGGCAGTCGAGCACATGTCAGCCCAGCGGCAAGTGGAGTCAAAGCTGGCCGGTGGGCTGTTCATCGCCGAGACACATTTTCGCCATGCGCCGGCCAGCGGAATATTTCATTGGGAAGAATGACGGCCAGCCGATTGCCAGCTATTCGTCAGTGACACAACCTTCCGACGCACTCTTCACGTTCTTGATGTATTTGTACAGCGTTCCGCGAGTCGCCTTCAGTGGCGGCGCAGTCCAAGCGGCACGACGCCGACGCATTTCGTCGTCGGAAATGTCTACATCCATGCGATTGGTCTCCGCATTGATTGTTACGCGATCACCGTCGCGCACTAGCGCCAGCGGACCGCCGACTTGAGCTTCCGGCGTAATATGGCCGACGATAAACCCGTGGGAACCCCCGGAGAATCGACCGTCGGTTAGCAAGGCGACATCGTTGCCTAACCCAGCGCCCATAATGGCCGAAGTAGGCGTCAGCATCTCAGGCATGCCGGGGCCGCCCTGGGGACCCTCGTAGCGAATGATGATCACGTCGCCAGCCTTGATCTGCTTGTTCTCCAAGGCGGCCAGCATCAACTCTTCGCTGTCGTAGCATTTGGCGGGACCGGTAAACACCAGCCCCTCTTTGCCCGTGATCTTGGCGACGGCACCTTCTGGAGCCAAATTGCCGCGCAAGATTTGAATGTGCCCAGTGGGTTTGATCGGCTTTTCAATGGGTTGAATGATCGTCTGACCCGGCTTTAGGCCCGGCACAGCTTGCAGATTCTCGCCCAAAGTCCGACCGGTTACTGTCAAGCAGTCCGGTTGGATCAGCCCTTTCTCCAACAGGTACTTCATGACCGCCGGTGTGCCACCGACACTGTGCAGGTCTTCTTGCACAAACTTGCCACTAGGCTTGAGGTCTGCCAAATAGGGCACCCGATTGCTGACCGCTTGAAAATCATCAATCGTCAAGTTCACATTCACACTGCGGGCCATGGCAATCAGATGCAAAACGGCATTGGTTGAACCACCCAGAGCTACCACGACAACCATGGCGTTTTCGAAGGCTTGCCGCGTCATAATATCGCGCGGCTTGATGTCGGATTCCAGCAGCTGGAGCATCGCCTGGCCGGCGCGATGGCACTCGTCGATTTTGGCTGGGTCCTCCGCCGGAATCGAACCGCTATAAGGCAAACTCATTCCCAGAGCTTCAATCGCCGAGGCCATGGTGTTGGCGGTGTACATACCGCCACAAGCGCCTGCACCCGGACATGAGTGGCGCACTATCTGCTCGCGCTCTTGATCGCTGATTTGGCCCGCCAGATATTGTCCATAGCATTGAAATGCGCTGACAATATCTAATGATTGTCCGTTCCATTTGCCTGCCCGAATCGTGCCCCCGTAAATCATCAGTGCCGGACGATTCAATCGTCCCATGGCCATGATGCAACCGGGCATGTTCTTATCGCAGCCGGGCAGCGCGATTAGTCCATCGTACCACTGTGCCCCCATGATGGTCTCGATCGAATCGGCGATCAGATCGCGCGATTGCAACGAATAACTCATCCCATCAGTGCCCATCGATATGCCGTCGCTGACGCCAATCGTGTTGAACCTCATGCCGTACAGCCCAGCCTGATTAACACCCTGCTTGACGGCCTGGGCCAAGTCCAGCAAGTGCATGTTACAAGAATTGCCTTCGTACCATACGCTGCAAATACCCACCTGGGCTTTGTTCATATCCTCGGGAGTCATACCCGTGGCATACAACATGGCCTGCGAGGCACCTTGGCTCTTGGGTTGAGTTATCCGACTGCTGATCCTGTTAAGTTGCTTCATGACTTAGCTAACGCAAAAGTAAAATGATAGTGAGCAAGATGAAGATGCTGGGCGACAAAAACTATAGTCTACAAACAGGTCGCCGCGCTGGATAGGATGAAACAGTGGCTGCCAGTCTGATCACCTACCGCCAGTCCAGCCCCTCTGGCAAGCAATTCAAGTTTCGCGGTGGGCCAGTCTCGGCCACCACGATCATGTCCTCGACGCGCACGCCACCGTGCAGGCGACTATACAATCCCGGTTCGATGGTCAGTACTTCTCCAGCCATCAATGTCCCACCACGCTCATCCAGCAAGATGGGTTCATGAACTTCCAGTCCAATGCCGTGGCCTGTACCGTGTGGCATGATTGGATCATCGGCCATTTGACCGCGAGCAAAACGAAAGCCATGCAGCTCCAACTGGGCGAGGGTCGTCCCATGCACTGCGTCGGCCGTTGCACCGGCGATGGCTTGCGCGGTGGCTGCATGCTTGGCAGCAATCACGGCTGCGTGCATGTTACGAACCGTGTCACTGCACTCACCATGCACTACAGTCCGCGTGCAATCGCCGTGATAATGAGTCTGTGTGCTGCGCGGAAAGATATCCAGAATTACCGGTTGTCCGGTCCACAGCGGCCCACTGCCCGAGGCATGGCAATCTGCGGACTGAGGTGAGGTGGCCACGATCATCCCATGTGGACACTGAAATTCCAGGTCCAACAGCCACTGGGTAATCATCCGCTTCATCCGCTGGCAGGTTAGCAGGCTACCAGCATGTTGCAGCTGACCCTTGGCGTCAGCCACTGCGTGAGCAATGGTTTGACAGGCGCGCAGCATGACCTGCTCGGTGGCTGACTGTGCGGCCTGCAGCCACTGAATTTCCTGGTCGTCTTTGGAGCGGCGATCCAGCACCCCCAAATCAGGATCGTACTCCACGGCAATACCGGCCTGCTGGATGTACCAGGCGAAAATCCATGGTAGCGTTCGATCGGCATCGACGCGCGCGACGTGATGACGAGACAAACATTCCGCTACGGCTTGCGCCGTTGCCGTGGCGCGATCACCAGACAATCCCCCGGGCGGAGAGAAGTCAGCAGGGCAATGCACCTGATCGACGCGAACCGATGCCCGCGCTCGTTCCAGTTCAATGTCGCGGACGATAAACAGACTGCAGGGCTGGTTC
Proteins encoded in this window:
- a CDS encoding aminopeptidase P family protein gives rise to the protein MFATLLAGSPRENPALFHRVRFETGDPAAWIHIHSPNQPCSLFIVRDIELERARASVRVDQVHCPADFSPPGGLSGDRATATAQAVAECLSRHHVARVDADRTLPWIFAWYIQQAGIAVEYDPDLGVLDRRSKDDQEIQWLQAAQSATEQVMLRACQTIAHAVADAKGQLQHAGSLLTCQRMKRMITQWLLDLEFQCPHGMIVATSPQSADCHASGSGPLWTGQPVILDIFPRSTQTHYHGDCTRTVVHGECSDTVRNMHAAVIAAKHAATAQAIAGATADAVHGTTLAQLELHGFRFARGQMADDPIMPHGTGHGIGLEVHEPILLDERGGTLMAGEVLTIEPGLYSRLHGGVRVEDMIVVAETGPPRNLNCLPEGLDWR
- the ilvD gene encoding dihydroxy-acid dehydratase — its product is MKQLNRISSRITQPKSQGASQAMLYATGMTPEDMNKAQVGICSVWYEGNSCNMHLLDLAQAVKQGVNQAGLYGMRFNTIGVSDGISMGTDGMSYSLQSRDLIADSIETIMGAQWYDGLIALPGCDKNMPGCIMAMGRLNRPALMIYGGTIRAGKWNGQSLDIVSAFQCYGQYLAGQISDQEREQIVRHSCPGAGACGGMYTANTMASAIEALGMSLPYSGSIPAEDPAKIDECHRAGQAMLQLLESDIKPRDIMTRQAFENAMVVVVALGGSTNAVLHLIAMARSVNVNLTIDDFQAVSNRVPYLADLKPSGKFVQEDLHSVGGTPAVMKYLLEKGLIQPDCLTVTGRTLGENLQAVPGLKPGQTIIQPIEKPIKPTGHIQILRGNLAPEGAVAKITGKEGLVFTGPAKCYDSEELMLAALENKQIKAGDVIIIRYEGPQGGPGMPEMLTPTSAIMGAGLGNDVALLTDGRFSGGSHGFIVGHITPEAQVGGPLALVRDGDRVTINAETNRMDVDISDDEMRRRRAAWTAPPLKATRGTLYKYIKNVKSASEGCVTDE
- a CDS encoding SMP-30/gluconolactonase/LRE family protein, which gives rise to MVRTRNAQLLYLPPTAEARFLPEGPTALDDGRFSWVAIQHGPQATTGSLNIFNFQTGLNQSFNLPGRPGFAKPTSRPGQFVIGCERQLGIFDIADQSWRVLCDGIDQDVTGTIINDGTSFGDNLVFGTKDLEFKTPKAGLYLFRGRDRQLIRLRSDQICSNGKDVVSSGSGGLHLLDIDSPTRAVVRYRLDIEAGRLTEPERIIDLSDLESFPDGMVLTPDEQSAIISFYNPNPAQYGETRQYGLLDGKLEAIWRTPGSPQATCPLLIDHPDGSVKLVITTAVEHMSAQRQVESKLAGGLFIAETHFRHAPASGIFHWEE